A window of the Euzebya pacifica genome harbors these coding sequences:
- a CDS encoding ABC transporter substrate-binding protein: MTTNLKWLRLVAMIALLAIVATACASDSGDDATEEDADADATEETVDEPTEDEATDEATEEEEPAEEATTEEAAEEPAGDGAENLKMAYILPETGQLAFLGPPIINGFQLAVQQINEAGGVNGAEVLQDGGDEGDGDGTIANQTADRLLAEDVHIIMGAASSGISLTIIDKITGAGVVQCSPSNTSPTFTNYDDGGLYFRAAPTDALQGPVLAEQIVAAGGTNVAVLARADDYGQGLLDATVAALENAGATVAVETTYDPMAQSFDAEVEQVVNSGADAVALIAFDEGARILSTMIERGVGPADIVVFGADGIASNDTPGLVDPNNPAVLVGMRTTSPTPASDEGFNTALSEFAPDVTDTLFAAEGYDCAIAAALAAHAGGSNSSQAIADNMIAVTGGGTKCTSYAECIELLDAGEDIDYDGPSGPMDFTDAGEPSQGTYALSEFTAEGTLEQIDTIVSSQ, encoded by the coding sequence ATGACCACCAACCTTAAGTGGCTGCGCCTCGTCGCCATGATCGCCCTGCTGGCGATCGTCGCGACCGCATGCGCATCCGACAGCGGCGACGACGCGACCGAAGAGGACGCCGACGCCGACGCAACCGAAGAGACCGTCGACGAGCCCACCGAGGACGAGGCGACGGACGAGGCAACCGAGGAGGAGGAGCCTGCAGAGGAGGCCACCACCGAGGAAGCCGCAGAGGAGCCCGCCGGTGACGGCGCGGAGAACCTCAAGATGGCCTACATCCTGCCCGAGACCGGTCAGCTCGCCTTCCTGGGCCCGCCGATCATCAACGGCTTCCAGCTCGCCGTGCAGCAGATCAACGAGGCCGGCGGCGTCAACGGTGCCGAGGTCCTGCAGGACGGCGGTGACGAGGGTGACGGTGACGGCACCATCGCCAACCAGACCGCTGACCGCCTGCTCGCCGAGGACGTCCACATCATCATGGGTGCGGCCTCGTCCGGTATCTCCCTGACGATCATCGACAAGATCACCGGTGCGGGCGTCGTCCAGTGCTCGCCGTCCAACACCTCCCCCACCTTCACCAACTACGACGACGGTGGCCTGTACTTCCGCGCTGCCCCGACCGACGCCCTGCAGGGTCCGGTCCTGGCCGAGCAGATCGTGGCCGCTGGCGGCACCAACGTTGCCGTCCTGGCGCGTGCCGATGACTACGGTCAGGGCCTGCTGGACGCCACCGTGGCTGCCCTCGAGAACGCCGGCGCGACCGTTGCCGTCGAGACCACCTACGACCCGATGGCCCAGAGCTTCGACGCTGAGGTCGAGCAGGTCGTCAACTCCGGCGCAGACGCCGTCGCCCTGATCGCCTTCGACGAGGGTGCCCGCATCCTGTCGACCATGATCGAGCGTGGCGTTGGCCCGGCCGACATCGTTGTCTTCGGTGCCGACGGCATCGCCTCCAACGACACCCCCGGCCTGGTCGACCCGAACAACCCGGCCGTCCTGGTCGGCATGCGCACCACCTCCCCGACCCCTGCGTCGGACGAGGGCTTCAACACCGCCCTGTCGGAGTTCGCTCCCGACGTGACGGACACCCTGTTCGCTGCTGAGGGTTACGACTGCGCCATCGCTGCCGCCCTGGCTGCGCACGCTGGTGGGTCCAACTCCTCCCAGGCGATCGCCGACAACATGATCGCCGTCACCGGTGGCGGCACCAAGTGCACCTCCTACGCCGAGTGCATCGAGCTGCTCGACGCTGGCGAGGACATCGACTACGACGGCCCGTCCGGTCCGATGGACTTCACCGACGCCGGTGAGCCCTCGCAGGGCACCTACGCCCTCTCGGAGTTCACCGCCGAGGGCACCCTGGAGCAGATCGACACGATCGTCTCCAGCCAGTAA
- the polA gene encoding DNA polymerase I yields the protein MTAPRPTLALLDGYSLAYRAFFALPEDLRTTTGQVTNAAYGFTSMVIKLLDEHPPEALAAVFDKGRPAERTELLPEYKANRKKSPDEFKSQLPLIDEVLEAMGIPRVDLEGQEADDLIASYAETAKADGWDVLVVTGDRDLFQLVDEGDGEHGAVRVLYTRRGISDTIVMDTAAVEDKYGVPPTSYPMLAALRGDPSDNIPGVPGVGDKTASKLLAAHGTLEGIYDNIEQIRGKKVPAMLLEHRDAVMASRIVTTVNRQLPLPRPVEDFRRGEIDAPAVQRLFATLEFRSLWDRLNETVLGAQAEEAAGGFDNEPHRGDTGEIAAWLGKVPGGQPVAVVPTTAGSLPAVEAVAIALAASGADPITARTEVLGEDDRVAVQRLLSGTDDHPLWVHDGKKLHHFARAAGFDEPTEPMIDTEVWAYVLQPSARTYALDKLALEYLSKHLATEEEVQRAGEESGQLGMFETEQDTAWRARAFEAQALFELAEVLDAEVTQRGQADLIRRIELPLIAGLADLERAGITVDGRVLAELGADLEDKVADARSRALVAVEGDERDLEDFQDLGFLDSPKKLQSLLFEHLGLKKTKKIKTGWSTDAAELRKIVEEHPVIQAILDYREYSKLKGTYIDPLLAMVGADRTRRVHAEFNQTVAVTGRLSSQNPNLQNIPIRTELGRQIRRAFVPGEGYDTLVVADYSQIELRVMAHLSGDEGLLDAFGSGEDIHAATAAKVFGVDVADVDNTQRSKIKGMTYGLAYGLSSFGLAQQLSIGRDEAQELMDAYFERFPGVRSYLYGGVEEARRSGYTETLTGRRRYLPDLMSENRQRRAMAERMALNAPIQGTAADIMKIAMNDVRAAMATADWAGDPAPQLLLQVHDELVCEATTADHDQLRDLLVDTMSGVIELAVPLEVDWASGPSWAEAEKH from the coding sequence ATGACTGCACCTCGACCGACCCTCGCCCTCCTGGACGGCTACAGCCTGGCCTACCGCGCGTTCTTCGCGCTGCCCGAGGACCTGCGCACCACCACCGGCCAGGTCACCAACGCCGCGTACGGCTTCACGTCCATGGTGATCAAGCTGCTCGACGAGCACCCGCCGGAGGCCCTGGCCGCCGTGTTCGACAAGGGGCGCCCGGCCGAGCGGACCGAGCTGCTGCCCGAGTACAAGGCCAACCGCAAGAAGTCGCCGGACGAGTTCAAGTCCCAGCTGCCGCTGATCGACGAGGTCCTCGAGGCCATGGGCATCCCGCGTGTCGACCTCGAGGGCCAGGAGGCCGACGACCTCATCGCCAGCTACGCAGAGACCGCCAAGGCCGACGGCTGGGACGTGCTGGTCGTCACCGGCGACCGCGACCTGTTCCAGCTGGTCGACGAGGGCGACGGCGAACACGGGGCCGTCAGGGTGCTCTACACCCGGCGCGGCATCAGCGACACGATCGTGATGGACACCGCCGCGGTGGAGGACAAGTACGGGGTGCCGCCGACCAGCTATCCGATGCTCGCCGCCCTCCGCGGTGATCCCAGCGACAACATCCCCGGCGTGCCCGGGGTCGGCGACAAGACCGCCTCCAAGCTGCTGGCCGCCCACGGGACCCTGGAGGGGATCTACGACAACATCGAGCAGATCCGGGGCAAGAAGGTGCCCGCGATGTTGCTGGAGCACCGCGACGCCGTGATGGCCAGCCGCATCGTCACCACCGTCAACCGCCAGCTGCCCCTGCCACGACCGGTGGAGGACTTCCGTCGTGGCGAGATCGACGCCCCAGCCGTCCAGCGACTGTTCGCCACCCTGGAGTTCCGCTCGCTGTGGGACCGGCTGAACGAGACGGTCCTCGGCGCCCAGGCGGAAGAAGCCGCAGGCGGCTTCGACAACGAGCCGCACCGTGGCGACACCGGAGAGATCGCGGCCTGGCTGGGCAAGGTGCCCGGTGGCCAGCCCGTCGCCGTGGTCCCCACGACCGCCGGGTCCCTGCCCGCCGTCGAGGCCGTCGCGATCGCCCTGGCCGCGTCCGGCGCCGACCCCATCACCGCCCGCACCGAGGTGCTCGGCGAGGACGACCGCGTCGCGGTCCAGCGGTTGTTGTCCGGCACCGACGACCATCCCCTGTGGGTCCACGACGGCAAGAAGCTGCACCACTTCGCCCGTGCCGCCGGCTTCGACGAGCCGACCGAACCGATGATCGACACCGAGGTGTGGGCCTACGTCCTGCAGCCGTCGGCCCGCACCTACGCCCTGGACAAGCTCGCGCTGGAGTACCTCTCCAAGCACCTGGCCACCGAGGAGGAGGTCCAGCGGGCAGGGGAGGAGTCGGGGCAGCTCGGCATGTTCGAGACCGAGCAGGACACCGCCTGGCGTGCTCGTGCGTTCGAGGCCCAGGCGTTGTTCGAGCTGGCAGAGGTGCTGGACGCCGAGGTGACTCAGCGCGGTCAGGCCGACCTGATTCGCCGTATCGAGCTGCCGCTCATCGCCGGGCTGGCGGACCTCGAACGGGCCGGCATCACCGTCGACGGTCGCGTGCTGGCCGAGCTGGGCGCGGACCTCGAGGACAAGGTCGCCGACGCCCGGTCCCGTGCGCTCGTGGCGGTCGAGGGTGACGAACGCGACCTCGAGGACTTCCAGGACCTGGGCTTCCTCGACTCGCCCAAGAAGCTGCAGAGCCTGCTGTTCGAACACCTCGGCCTGAAGAAGACCAAGAAGATCAAGACCGGCTGGTCCACCGACGCGGCGGAGCTTCGCAAGATCGTCGAGGAACACCCGGTGATCCAGGCGATCCTCGACTACCGCGAGTACAGCAAGCTCAAGGGCACCTACATCGACCCGTTGCTGGCGATGGTGGGTGCCGACCGCACCCGCCGGGTGCACGCGGAGTTCAACCAGACCGTCGCCGTCACCGGCCGCTTGTCCAGCCAGAACCCCAACTTGCAGAACATCCCGATCCGTACGGAGCTCGGTCGGCAGATCCGCCGGGCGTTCGTCCCGGGCGAGGGCTACGACACGCTGGTCGTCGCCGACTACTCCCAGATCGAGCTGCGGGTCATGGCCCACCTGTCGGGGGACGAGGGGCTGCTGGACGCGTTCGGTTCGGGGGAGGACATCCACGCGGCGACCGCGGCCAAGGTCTTCGGGGTCGACGTCGCCGACGTCGACAACACCCAGCGGTCCAAGATCAAGGGCATGACCTACGGGCTGGCGTACGGCCTGAGCTCCTTCGGCCTGGCGCAGCAGCTGTCGATCGGCCGGGACGAGGCCCAGGAGCTGATGGACGCCTACTTCGAACGCTTCCCCGGCGTGCGGTCCTACCTGTACGGGGGAGTGGAGGAGGCGCGGCGCAGCGGCTACACCGAGACCCTGACCGGCCGTCGCCGCTACCTGCCCGACCTGATGAGCGAGAACCGGCAGCGTCGCGCCATGGCCGAACGCATGGCGCTCAACGCCCCGATCCAGGGCACCGCCGCCGACATCATGAAGATCGCCATGAACGACGTGCGGGCAGCCATGGCCACCGCCGACTGGGCGGGTGACCCGGCGCCCCAGCTGCTGCTGCAGGTCCACGACGAGCTCGTGTGCGAGGCAACCACGGCCGATCACGACCAGCTCCGCGACCTGCTGGTGGACACCATGTCCGGGGTGATCGAGCTGGCCGTCCCGCTCGAGGTCGACTGGGCGTCCGGCCCGTCGTGGGCCGAGGCCGAGAAGCACTGA
- a CDS encoding O-succinylhomoserine sulfhydrylase encodes MDEQQLRPDTLAVRAGLDRGHHDETAEALYLTSGYVYASAEEAAAAFAGELDRHRYSRVSNPTVSMLQERVRAMEGAEAAWATASGMAAVFNALLACTRTGDRVVASRSLFGSCFVILDELLPRYGITCDFVDGDDLTQWERALSAPAQAVFFESPANPMQQLVDIAAVSDLAHAAGATVIVDNIFASPVFQRPLEHGADVIVYSTTKHMDGHGRTLGGMVLGTAAFIGEQLQPFMRHTGPTMSPFNAWVVLKSLETMSLRVERMAASALDLAGWLEGHDAVTWVRHPWLPSHPQHELARRQMTGGGTVVTFEVEGGTDRAFGVLNALGVIDISNNFADAKSLTTHPATTTHRRIGPDARRAIGISDGTIRLSVGLEDVEDLRDDLDRALAI; translated from the coding sequence ATGGACGAGCAGCAGCTGCGCCCCGACACCCTCGCGGTTCGTGCGGGGCTGGACCGCGGCCACCACGACGAGACCGCCGAGGCCCTCTACCTGACGTCGGGCTACGTCTACGCCTCGGCGGAGGAAGCGGCCGCGGCGTTCGCCGGCGAGCTGGACCGACACCGTTACTCCCGCGTGTCCAACCCGACCGTGTCGATGCTGCAGGAACGGGTCCGCGCCATGGAGGGTGCCGAGGCGGCCTGGGCAACCGCCAGCGGCATGGCCGCGGTCTTCAACGCCCTGCTGGCCTGCACCCGCACCGGCGACCGGGTCGTCGCGTCGCGCAGCCTGTTCGGCTCCTGCTTCGTCATCCTCGACGAGCTGCTGCCCCGCTACGGGATCACCTGCGACTTCGTCGACGGTGACGACCTGACCCAGTGGGAACGTGCCCTGTCTGCCCCGGCCCAGGCCGTCTTCTTCGAGAGCCCTGCCAACCCCATGCAGCAGCTGGTCGACATCGCCGCCGTCAGCGACCTGGCCCACGCCGCCGGGGCCACGGTGATCGTGGACAACATCTTCGCCTCGCCGGTCTTCCAGCGCCCGCTGGAACACGGTGCCGACGTCATCGTCTACTCCACCACCAAGCACATGGACGGGCACGGCCGGACGCTCGGCGGCATGGTCCTCGGGACGGCCGCCTTCATCGGCGAGCAGCTGCAGCCCTTCATGCGGCACACCGGTCCCACCATGAGCCCGTTCAACGCCTGGGTGGTCCTCAAGAGCCTGGAGACGATGTCGCTGCGCGTCGAGCGCATGGCCGCGTCGGCCCTGGACCTCGCCGGCTGGCTGGAGGGCCACGACGCCGTCACCTGGGTGCGCCACCCGTGGCTGCCGTCCCACCCCCAGCACGAGCTCGCACGCCGACAGATGACCGGTGGGGGCACGGTCGTGACGTTCGAGGTCGAAGGCGGCACCGACCGGGCGTTCGGGGTCCTCAACGCCCTCGGGGTCATCGACATCTCCAACAACTTCGCCGACGCCAAGTCCCTCACCACCCACCCGGCGACGACCACGCACCGGCGCATCGGGCCCGACGCCCGGCGGGCCATCGGCATCAGCGACGGGACGATACGGCTGTCGGTCGGGCTGGAGGACGTCGAGGACCTGCGCGACGACCTCGACCGGGCCCTCGCCATCTGA
- a CDS encoding acyl-CoA dehydrogenase, protein MSTTQSLRTLLDGPHAAVRDEVRTLLKDPDMGPAIGLGVEEHRARVAQQMQRLASHGIGPSLGFPGHVGGHDDPGGGIAAFETLAFGDLSLLVKVGVQWGLFGGAVMQLGNAEQIERYGPDIVTLALPGCFAMTETGHGSDVEQLRTTATYAPADDEFIVHTPDEDARKDYIGNAARDGRMAVVFAQLIVDDTNHGVHALLVPLRDDEHNLLPGVHITDDGHKAGLNGVDNGRITFDAVRVPRTNLLDRFGTVDPDGTYRSTIESRTRRFFTMLGALVQGRTSVSGAAINASKVALTIAVRYGETRRQFSSPDEVQENRLLDYQAHQRLLLPLLARTYALHFAQEELVRRYVASQDGDDAEARREVESIAAGMKAQATWHCNEVMQACREACGGAGYLSENRLPSLRADTDVFATFEGANTVLMQLVAKGLLTGYSEEFSELDLMGTVRFVADRVLDNVVERLRAVPLLQSLRGAAPVRQTEDLRDRGWHCELFADREEHALETVAARIKAGMDDDGDAFAAFNRAQTHVLYAARVHMENVVLGHLTAAVGKCEDDDVRELLGLVADLYALHTIEADRAWFLEHGRLTPETTKGITQMVDVLCNELRPRALELVEAFGVPEEALMAPIATGAEAARQQLRSVAGPA, encoded by the coding sequence GTGAGCACCACCCAGTCACTGCGCACGTTGCTCGATGGGCCCCACGCGGCCGTCCGCGACGAAGTCCGGACGTTGCTGAAGGACCCCGACATGGGACCCGCCATCGGGTTGGGGGTGGAGGAGCACCGGGCCCGCGTGGCGCAGCAGATGCAACGCCTCGCCAGCCACGGCATCGGCCCGTCGCTTGGGTTCCCTGGCCACGTGGGCGGCCACGACGACCCCGGGGGCGGCATCGCTGCCTTCGAGACGCTGGCCTTCGGTGACCTGTCGTTGCTGGTCAAGGTCGGCGTGCAGTGGGGCTTGTTCGGCGGCGCCGTGATGCAGCTCGGCAACGCCGAGCAGATCGAGCGCTACGGCCCCGACATCGTCACCCTCGCCCTGCCCGGGTGCTTCGCCATGACCGAGACGGGCCACGGCTCCGACGTCGAGCAGCTGCGCACCACCGCCACCTACGCGCCGGCCGACGACGAGTTCATCGTCCACACCCCTGACGAGGACGCCCGCAAGGACTACATCGGCAACGCCGCCCGTGACGGGCGCATGGCCGTGGTGTTCGCCCAGCTGATCGTCGACGACACCAACCACGGCGTGCATGCCCTGCTCGTGCCGCTGCGCGATGACGAGCACAACCTGCTGCCCGGCGTGCACATCACCGACGACGGCCACAAGGCCGGGCTCAACGGGGTGGACAACGGCCGGATCACCTTCGATGCCGTCCGTGTCCCGCGCACGAACCTGTTGGACCGCTTCGGCACGGTGGACCCCGACGGCACCTACCGCAGCACCATCGAGAGCCGCACCCGCCGGTTCTTCACCATGCTTGGGGCGCTGGTGCAGGGCCGGACCTCGGTGTCGGGTGCGGCGATCAACGCCAGCAAGGTGGCGCTGACCATCGCCGTCCGCTACGGCGAGACCAGGCGGCAGTTCTCCTCACCCGACGAGGTCCAGGAGAACCGCCTGCTGGACTACCAGGCCCACCAACGGCTGCTGCTGCCGCTGCTCGCCCGCACCTACGCGCTGCACTTCGCGCAGGAGGAGCTGGTGCGTCGCTACGTCGCCTCGCAGGACGGCGACGACGCCGAGGCCCGCCGCGAGGTCGAGTCCATCGCCGCGGGCATGAAGGCCCAGGCGACCTGGCACTGCAACGAGGTCATGCAGGCGTGTCGCGAGGCCTGCGGCGGCGCCGGCTACCTGTCGGAGAACCGGCTGCCGTCGTTGCGAGCCGACACCGACGTCTTCGCGACGTTCGAGGGCGCCAACACCGTGCTCATGCAGCTCGTGGCCAAGGGCCTGCTCACCGGCTACAGCGAGGAGTTCTCCGAGCTGGACCTGATGGGCACCGTGCGCTTCGTCGCCGACCGGGTCCTGGACAACGTCGTGGAGCGGCTGCGGGCCGTGCCGCTGCTGCAGTCCCTTCGCGGCGCCGCCCCGGTCCGCCAGACCGAGGACCTGCGCGACCGCGGCTGGCACTGCGAGCTGTTCGCGGATCGGGAGGAACACGCCCTGGAGACGGTGGCCGCCCGCATCAAGGCCGGCATGGACGACGACGGCGATGCCTTCGCGGCCTTCAACCGCGCCCAGACCCACGTCCTGTACGCCGCCCGCGTGCACATGGAGAACGTGGTGCTCGGCCACCTGACCGCCGCGGTTGGCAAGTGCGAGGACGACGACGTCCGCGAGCTGCTCGGGCTGGTCGCCGACCTCTACGCCCTGCACACCATCGAGGCCGACCGGGCCTGGTTCCTCGAGCACGGCCGCCTCACGCCCGAGACGACCAAGGGAATCACCCAGATGGTCGACGTGCTGTGCAACGAGCTGCGGCCACGGGCGCTGGAGCTGGTCGAGGCGTTCGGCGTCCCGGAGGAGGCGCTGATGGCACCCATCGCCACCGGCGCCGAGGCGGCGCGGCAGCAGCTGCGATCGGTCGCCGGTCCGGCCTAG
- a CDS encoding DUF983 domain-containing protein — protein MSADPRSPSLLNALRVRCPLCGHKPITEGYGNVVDECPSCHYSYTHGEDGYWVGALIMNMAVCLISFFVAFLGTILLTWPDVPWGALTFIAIGVMVAVPIWFYPRSKTVWVWADLRIHPYTEDDRPAF, from the coding sequence ATGTCCGCCGACCCCCGTTCCCCGTCGCTGCTGAACGCCCTGCGCGTTCGTTGTCCCCTCTGCGGACACAAGCCGATCACCGAGGGGTACGGCAACGTCGTCGACGAGTGCCCCAGCTGCCACTACTCCTACACCCACGGTGAGGACGGCTACTGGGTCGGCGCCCTGATCATGAACATGGCCGTGTGCCTGATCAGCTTCTTCGTGGCGTTCCTCGGCACGATCCTGCTGACGTGGCCCGACGTGCCGTGGGGTGCCCTGACGTTCATCGCCATCGGCGTGATGGTGGCGGTGCCGATCTGGTTCTACCCCCGCTCCAAGACCGTGTGGGTGTGGGCGGACCTGCGGATCCACCCCTACACCGAGGACGACCGACCGGCCTTCTGA
- the coaE gene encoding dephospho-CoA kinase (Dephospho-CoA kinase (CoaE) performs the final step in coenzyme A biosynthesis.): MQLVGLTGGIASGKSTVSGRFADVHGFPVIDADMVARFVVEPGQPALAEIADRFGADMLLADGTLDRPALGALVFADEAARQDLNGITHPRIAEEMGRRIGALADHDGPVVVDSPLLVEMGHAEAYPTIVVVAVGPEVQHDRLVADRGMDPDEAWGRINSQAPLADKLAVATHVIWNEGTIAELEARVDEVAASLTA; the protein is encoded by the coding sequence ATGCAGCTCGTTGGCCTCACCGGTGGCATCGCATCCGGCAAGTCGACCGTGTCCGGGCGGTTCGCCGACGTGCACGGGTTCCCCGTCATCGACGCCGACATGGTTGCGCGGTTCGTCGTCGAACCCGGTCAGCCGGCCCTGGCGGAGATCGCCGACCGCTTCGGTGCGGACATGCTGCTGGCTGACGGCACGCTCGACCGGCCGGCGCTCGGCGCGCTCGTGTTCGCCGACGAGGCCGCCCGACAGGACCTCAACGGCATCACCCATCCCCGGATCGCGGAGGAGATGGGCCGTCGCATCGGTGCACTCGCCGACCACGACGGCCCGGTGGTCGTCGACTCGCCCCTGCTCGTGGAGATGGGCCATGCCGAGGCCTATCCGACGATCGTGGTCGTCGCCGTGGGGCCCGAGGTCCAGCACGACCGGCTGGTGGCCGACCGGGGCATGGACCCCGACGAGGCGTGGGGACGCATCAACAGCCAGGCGCCGCTCGCGGACAAGCTGGCCGTCGCCACCCACGTGATCTGGAACGAGGGGACGATCGCCGAGCTCGAGGCCCGCGTCGACGAGGTGGCCGCGTCGCTGACCGCTTGA
- a CDS encoding cation:proton antiporter, with amino-acid sequence MTTVLAAGAVLESDLLRFWIALALLLTSAKVLGHLAKRLGQPTVVGELSAGILLGPTLLGRVFPQVTEQLFPDEGTVAIMIAAVAWLGVVLLLAATGFEVDLGTLRRLGRAALTVGGASLVIPVALGYGLGQVLPDSFSGGEDRAALPLFMGVALGISALPVVAKVLRELRLAKAGVGQIMLAAGMLNDVVGWALLGVVAAVASGGVGGGTSPAVGLAIALGGALLTIVGGLTIGQRGVDRLLRFVRRHDASNGTMLGVSVIIVIIAGSITQALGVEAVLGAFVAGMVLARSPLGGRRVEQPLSTLADHVLAPVFFATAGLKVDLFAIVAPPLLWWTLAILAVAVGAKVLGGWVGARLGGFGNRDGLAIGVGLNARGALEIVVASLGLSLGVLSNEAYSAVVVMAVATSLMAPPLLTWLLQLDPDGPDEGDTGVLAQVRTALLPTRGGGSSVLAGRVLSRVLPPTASITALTVHSAAEDAVAGREAARSIQTHVDRRMRWRDHIAEDPAKAVLAESVMGYEMIALGATATSAGGPTASRVLQQIVTAATVPVLLVRSALDRPPEDIDLDRIAVGASGTTSGGLAIDLAIRMAAGGGAELSMIHIIDQPRVDRRDRQKASRWQAQAFADIDGMLAEPRQAAERSGVGVDVKLRRSRTVAEDLVAAAVEANASLLVVGGEPRHEGGAFLGHTVTHLLATAPMSVAVVINPR; translated from the coding sequence ATGACGACTGTCCTCGCCGCTGGCGCCGTCCTCGAGTCCGACCTCCTTCGCTTCTGGATCGCGCTGGCGCTCCTGCTGACGTCCGCGAAGGTCCTGGGCCACCTCGCGAAGCGGCTGGGACAACCCACTGTCGTCGGTGAGCTGTCTGCCGGCATCCTCCTCGGTCCCACCCTGCTCGGACGCGTGTTCCCGCAGGTGACCGAGCAGCTGTTCCCCGACGAGGGGACCGTCGCGATCATGATCGCGGCGGTGGCATGGCTGGGTGTGGTCCTCCTGCTGGCCGCAACCGGGTTCGAGGTCGACCTCGGCACCCTGCGGCGGCTCGGCAGGGCCGCCCTGACGGTCGGTGGTGCCAGCCTCGTCATCCCGGTGGCCCTGGGCTACGGGCTCGGACAGGTCCTGCCCGATTCGTTCTCGGGCGGTGAGGACCGGGCGGCCCTGCCGCTGTTCATGGGGGTGGCGCTCGGCATCTCGGCGTTGCCGGTCGTGGCCAAGGTCCTGCGTGAGCTGCGGCTCGCCAAGGCCGGCGTCGGTCAGATCATGCTGGCGGCCGGCATGCTCAACGACGTGGTCGGCTGGGCCCTGCTGGGCGTCGTCGCCGCGGTGGCTTCCGGCGGCGTGGGCGGTGGCACGTCCCCTGCGGTCGGCCTGGCCATCGCGCTGGGCGGGGCGTTGCTGACCATCGTGGGTGGGCTGACGATCGGCCAGCGTGGCGTCGACCGCCTGCTGCGCTTCGTCCGACGCCACGACGCCAGCAACGGGACGATGCTCGGCGTGTCGGTGATCATCGTGATCATCGCCGGATCGATCACCCAGGCGCTGGGTGTGGAAGCCGTGCTCGGCGCGTTCGTGGCCGGCATGGTGCTGGCACGATCACCCCTCGGCGGCCGTCGGGTGGAGCAGCCGCTCAGCACCCTGGCCGACCACGTGCTGGCTCCCGTCTTCTTCGCCACCGCCGGCCTGAAGGTCGACCTCTTCGCGATCGTTGCCCCTCCCCTGCTGTGGTGGACCCTCGCCATCCTCGCCGTGGCCGTCGGGGCCAAGGTGCTGGGCGGCTGGGTGGGCGCGCGCCTGGGCGGCTTCGGCAACCGCGACGGCCTCGCCATCGGCGTGGGCCTCAACGCCAGGGGGGCCCTCGAGATCGTCGTGGCGTCCCTGGGCCTGTCCTTGGGCGTGCTGTCCAACGAGGCCTATTCCGCGGTGGTCGTCATGGCCGTCGCCACGTCGTTGATGGCCCCTCCCCTGCTGACCTGGCTGCTGCAGCTGGACCCCGACGGCCCCGACGAGGGCGACACCGGCGTGCTGGCGCAGGTCCGGACCGCGTTGTTGCCCACCCGTGGTGGTGGCTCCTCGGTCCTGGCCGGTCGCGTGCTCTCCCGCGTCCTGCCGCCCACGGCCAGCATCACCGCGTTGACCGTGCACTCCGCCGCCGAGGACGCGGTCGCCGGCCGCGAGGCGGCCCGCAGCATCCAGACCCACGTCGACCGGCGGATGCGCTGGCGCGACCACATCGCCGAGGATCCCGCGAAGGCGGTCCTGGCCGAGTCGGTCATGGGCTACGAGATGATCGCGCTGGGCGCCACGGCCACGTCGGCCGGCGGCCCGACCGCAAGCCGCGTGCTGCAGCAGATCGTCACGGCCGCGACGGTGCCCGTGCTGCTGGTCCGCAGCGCCCTGGACCGGCCGCCGGAGGACATCGACCTGGACCGCATCGCCGTGGGTGCCAGCGGAACCACCTCAGGTGGCCTGGCGATCGACCTCGCGATCCGCATGGCGGCGGGCGGCGGGGCCGAGCTGTCGATGATCCACATCATCGACCAGCCCCGCGTCGACCGGCGGGACCGTCAGAAGGCATCCCGCTGGCAGGCGCAGGCCTTCGCCGACATCGACGGGATGCTCGCCGAGCCACGGCAGGCTGCCGAACGCTCCGGGGTCGGGGTGGACGTCAAGCTGCGTCGGTCCCGCACCGTCGCGGAGGACCTCGTCGCTGCTGCCGTCGAGGCCAACGCCTCGCTGCTGGTCGTCGGTGGCGAACCACGTCACGAGGGTGGGGCGTTCCTCGGCCACACCGTGACCCACCTGCTGGCGACCGCCCCCATGTCGGTTGCGGTGGTGATCAACCCCCGCTGA